tttaattaaataattgatatatcaattaattttctaaattcGCTAACTTaacatttatataatatataatcatATAGATAATTAGAATATCTTACATGTCATTAAGATTCTTTTACAATAAAATAAGTTCTACAAATTCAACTAAACACAATTTTTTCCTAACATAAAATTGTATCATATTAGATTTATAATTCTTGACTCTTCTAACATATTTCAGTCAATATAAAGTCTAGTATGTTGGCATCAATTTTGTACCCCTGCAAATATGagcaatgaaaatcaaaattaaaaaaccaCATATAACACTATCTTCATCAGAGTAAAAATTGAATTATAACTTACaagttaaaattaactaattctTTAAGAATCTATTCTCCAAATTTAAAACTAGCCAATCAAAAATGCAAATTATCAAAAATTGACAATTCAATATATAAACTCGGCCTAATTAATCATATGAAGAATTCATtaaatttacataagtatcaatTGTCAAACAATCACTACAAAGCACAATTTCTACCAAAGTCTTCATAACAAATATACTTGACTTTTGGAAATAGTTTGGAAATAGAAAAGTACAGCaagaatgaaaaaataaaaccGAATTAACCAAAATTGATAATGAGTAAAAAACGCCAACTAATTATAATGAGTTTAAGCTTATATAGAAGGAGACTGTTGATAATAAAGCTATATGCTTCCTAACCAACTTATAACAAACTGAATAACAACTTGTCAGCTAAGCCACACTAATCCAGAGAGTATTAAGCATCTTTCATTTAGGCACTAATAAAGCATTATATATTAACAATTTGGTACCTTTAATGTTCTTTACTTTTTGAGTTGACAATCTAAAACTGTAAGCATAAAGGATGTCACCAAAATCTGCAAAccatcaaacaaaaaaaaattatatataagacAGCAGAATGACTGATACAAGTAagataacaaaaagaaaatttattagTGTTTCTTAAGAGATTTATCAATTAAAAGATGGTCATATTTGCCTTAGAAATTTACATTAAGAAATTAAGAATAAGTATATGATATGCTTAACCATTCATTGCCGATTGTTATAATTAACTTGTAATATATTCAAAAGTTACATCATCCAAAGATTTAACTTTGCAAATCTATGAGCAgttatgaaaattttttacaCGTCAATCATAAGCTTCATAGTTCATAGAAAGGAGAAATCAAAGGCTTCCTAATTTGACCAAGTAATGACATCAAAGGTGATTAAAAGCAAGTTTATAAGACTAACCAAACGAAATATCACAAAGCAAAAATCAAGCTACGGGATATCTTCGAGAGAACTGCACCAGGGGCGCAGGTACATAGAAGAAAAGGGGGGCAATGGCCCCAccaaaattttagtttttatttaaaaaaaaaaattagtctaGTCCCTCCTTTCTTTATTTCCCAGCCCCACCTCTCTTTTTGTTCTATCTTTTCCAAATCCCTCCCTCTCTTTAATTCCTTAAAAAAACCCAGCCTAATAGCCCATTCCCTATCTCCTTTTTTTATTTCCCAACTCCTATCCCTTTTTTTAATTCTCAACGTACAATCATTCCCCAATCCCCATCCCCTTTTTTTATTTCCCAGCATACGAGTCTCTCCCTCTTCCCCTTCCCGCCTTGGCTTTCGAAAATTTCAGGTAACAactttttctattcttcttcttttttatctctttaatcttcttatcttttataattttacttctttgacttttatttttttgttttttgcaGATTAAAAAAAGATAGTAGTTTAACAAGTGATTTTTTACTCCTCTTTCTCAAAAAAgttctatttttattcttttttatatatttagttatttacttaattagttaattattattatttgttaattaagtttatgttattatatgttaatttgtatatttaattttttttattagttaactatttaattacaattttatattatttatactcGGATGTTAGTATTATTGTTctgaattttaatattttattttatattgaaatataatttttatattttataaagatttAAACTGTAATTTACACTTTTcgctaaatatatttttaattatagaaACTTATTTGGCCATTTGAATTATGAGTAAGTTCAAAACCATTGatacattttttaaaagaaaagatcaagagaatgaagatgcTTCTACTATTACTACTCCAATACTTGAGGGGTCATCAAATTTCATTACTTCAAGTTCTTCATTGAATAGCTCAAAGCGTCCACGACTTCTTCCAAATCAACTGGATGTTTTTCGTTTGGAAAGAGATCCTGGAATGCGACCAATGATTTGGAAGTTTCCTCCAAATAAAAGAGATGAAATCCGTCAGGCTTATATTAAAGTTGGGCCAAATCAACCAATTCTTGATAATTATCCATTTTCTGGTGATAAAAGTCATCGTCGCTTTCAAGCTTCATGGTTTAAATTGTTTCCATCTTGGTTAGAATATTCTATAGAAGATGATGCTATATATTGTTTTCcgtgctttctttttgctaaggaACCTTCAATCAATATGGGTTCAAATGCTTTTATTGAGAATGGTTTcaggaattggaagaaagtaaaTAGTGGAAAAGAATGTGCTCTTTTGAATCACATTGGCAAAGGTCCTAACTCATTCCATCATAAGGCGCTGAAATCATGTGATGATTTGATGAAACAATCATAACATATTGACAAACTTCTTCATAAGCAAACATCAGAAGAGATTGAAAAGAATCGAATTCGACTAGGAGCATCTATAGATTGCATTAGATGGTTGACATTTTAAGGTTGTGCATACAGAGGACATGATGAAAGCCAAAGTTCAAGCAACAGAGGTAACTTTTTGGAAATGTTGAAATTTTTGGGATCTTACAATGAAAGAGTGAAAAAGAATGTTTTGGAAAATGCTCCAAAAAATGCTAAGTATACTTCAAATGATGTCCAAAAAGAAATTCTACATATTCTTGCTACTAAGGTGAGAAATTCAATCAGAGAAGAGATTGGAGATGCCAAATTTTGTATTATTGTTGATGAAGGTAGAGATGAATCTAAAAAGGAGCAAATGGCCATTGTTTTGAGATTTGTTACTCTAGATGGTTTTGTTAAagagatatttttttatcttgtgCATGTCACTGATACTTGTGCAACAACTTTAAAGAAAGAATTGATTTCTGTCCTTTCTCATTATAATCTCCAAGTTGAAAATATTAGGGGTCAAGGGTATGATGGTGCTAGCAACATACGGGGTGAGTGGAATGGTTTGCAAGCTTTGTTTCTTAAAGATTCTCCACAAGCATACTATGTGCATTGTTTTGCTCATAAGTTACAATTAGCATTGGTGGCAGCTTCAAGAGAGGTACTTCAAATTCATGAATTTTTTACTCAATTAAACTCTATTGTCACTATTGTTAGTGCTTCTTCAAAAAGACATGATCAATTACAAGAAGCTCAATCAATTGAAAATGCAAACTTGGTTGCTCaaaatgaattagaaacatACAAAGGTGTGAATCAAATAAGCACTTTACAAAGAGCTGGGGATACTCGATGGAGCTCTCACTTTAATTCTATTTGCAGTTTGGTAAAAATGTTTACTGCTACCAATATTGTTCTCAATAATATCATTGAAGACGGGACAACTTATGCACAAAGAGGTGAGGCTTATGGtgttagtaaaatattattgtcatttgaatttgttttcACTTTGCACTTGATGAAAGAGATTATGGGAATCACTAATGTTCTTTGCCAAGCACTGCAACAACAATCTCAAGATATTCTTAATGCAATGCATATTATTTCTACATCAAAGTTACTTCTTCAACAATTAAGAGATGGTGGATGGTGCAATTTTCTTGCAAATGTTAAAGatttttgtgaaaaacatgAAATTGAAGTCCCTAATATGAGTGCACAATATGTTTTTGGAAGAGGTCGATCTCGTCAACCAAGTGTGACAGTTGAGCATCATTATCGAATAGATGTATTCTTGGCAACAATTGACTCTCAAATACAAGAGTTGAATAGTAGATTTAATGAGCAAACAATAGAGCTTTTGACTTTGAGTTGTGCTTTGGATCCTAAGGACAATTTCAAATCATTTAATATTGAAGAAATCAGCAAGTTAGCAGAGAAGTTTTAtccccttgactttccttctaATGAGCTAAATATTTTGAAATCTCAGTTGCAACATTATCAGCATGATATACCAATTCATTTGAAAGGCATTGGTACACTTTTTGAATTGTgcaacaagttgcaagaaacgGGAAAATCAAGAACTTATCACATGGTTGATAAATTAATACATCTTGTTTTGACTCTACCAGTGTCTACAGCAACAACAGAAAAAGCTTTTTCAGCAATGAAAATTGTTAAGACAAGACTCCGAAGTAAGATGGCTGATGAATTTCTTGCAAACAACTTGGTCATctatatagaaaaagaattaGCAGCTATTTTCGACACAAATTCAATTAtagatgattttgaaaatagaaaaaaacgTCGAATAGCTTTTTCATGATACAAAACTGTAAGTggtaatttttatatattattgtcTTACTTTGAttgagattatatatatatatattttaattttatcaatagaaataataatataaaatataacaccGCCCCCCCTAAATAGTTAGCCTAGCTCCGCCCCTGAACTGCACCATTTTAGAAACAAGTAGACAAAGGGCATTATCAAAACCTGTTGACTCAAATATCTCAAGAAATTTTTGGTGAATTGtatattatcattttttgtAACAACTTATTTCctttgttacaaaacattattcttttgtaacaatcactaattattattacaaaatactattttttgcaacaattttaaatttgatacaaattttttgttacaaatattccattttcttgtagtgtctCCTACTCTGCAGACCGTCATCCGCGCCGTTAACCTCGATCACAGACCACATCTACGCCGCCGTCGCCTCCTCCAATGTTGATGTGAACAAGCCCATTGTGCCGTGTCACTTCTGCTGCAAGGACACCGTCCACCACAGTTGAGAAGTCACGCCGAGTTATACGCCTCCTCCGTCGCACTACACCGCCTTCCATTCCGCCGCCACTGCGTCGTTGCACCGCGTCGTCTGCCTCTTCCATCACATCGCGTCGCAACCGCCTTGACGCCGtgtctcttcctcctcctccatcGTGTCTTGCCTCCTCCTCTCCTCTTCCATCATGCCATCGAGTCACGTCCCATCCTCTAAAGGTTTGTGGATGTTGTTTCTTCAATTTATTGGATGTTCCTTTTATTCGAGATTGGATGTTTCTTTTATTCGAGATTGAGTATTTCTTGTGTCCCTGCACCAGTGACATAAATGGTGTTCTGCACGACGAGACGGCGGTTTATGCGACGAGAATGGTGGCGCAATGCTTGATGGACCACACGTGCAACTCGCTCAAGAAATCTGGCGAGAACGATGGCGCACCACGGAGGCAGCGATGCAACTGTCTGTGCGGCGGGAACAATTGCGCATTGCAATAATAGCAAAGCGGTGGTCTACATGAGAGAGAAGACCGATGCTATGAAAAAAAAGATTGACGTCGATGTATTTAGGGAGCGGTTAATTTActactaaatttttattatttaaaaacataattaatgTCATAATCAGAttctgattttaaaaaataatataaaattactaaatatTAAATAGAGTCGTTTAAAATTGACTAGTTTTGTAGTTGGtttcttaaattttttctttttgaaattGTGAAAAACTTTCCGTGGCTGACTTCTGTTTTTTtgataatgttattttttttattataactTAATCATGCACACCAAAAGATTTTAATTCTTCGTTTATTTggctataataaatattatcttattttcttttaataaatcTCTTTTACaactatatatttttaatttcattttactTGAACTTTATCATAGATTTATGATTTAATATTAGCTCATTAtcgtaatttttttattcttcttcatcatctaTGCACAACATAGACCCTTATAATAgtatttacataaataaaaaaggatTTATTAATTGGATAATGAAGACGAACTTATGGTTGCGACATCTTCTTGAAGGAGATTAAACACAAAACGCAATCCACATAAATTATTTAGCAATATCTGAAGTCGTCAGATATTTTTCCTTCTATATGTAGAGAGagcatatatttatttattagacATCCTATATGGACAAAAAAaaggacaaaaaaaattagacatCCTATATCCTTATTTTAAtattgtttgtatttttatttttttaatattttagtttttaaagtATCTTTGACATGATAATAATTAAtctataataaatttaaagatTATTTATCACTTTTTATTGACTAATGAATAGTTATATAAATAAGACAGAATTCAAATTTTTGATATTTACTTAAATGAACGAATGAATTAAATACTCGATTAATCCaagttaattttatatttattattattattattattattattatttataagaacttcaaattggataaaaataaatgttaaaaaCTTTCACGTGAAACTTGCGTGTTTATATGGCAATATTCTCAAATTATTGGTGGTGCCTAACTTCATCCATAACCATAAATAGGGGTACTGGTAGCTAGCGAGTAGCCACTTCTCAAACTTGCATTGAGTCTTGAGTGTTTCGTGACTTGCAACAGCAACAATGGCAGACGAGGTTGTTCTGTTGGATACATGGGCCAGCATGTTTGGTATGAGGGTTAGACTTGCTTTGGCTGAAAAGGGTGTCAATTATGACTATAAGGAACAAGATATCGAAAACAAGAGCCCTTTGCTTCTTCAGATGAACCCAATTCACAAGAAGATCCCAGTTCTGATCCACAATGGTAGAATAATTTGTGAATCTGCAATTATAGTGCAGTACATTGATGAGGTTTGGAATGACAAATCTCCTTTCATGCCTTCTGATCCTTATGAGAGAGCTGAAGCTAGATTCTGGGTTGATTTCATTGACAAAAAGGTACCTCCTTTATTCTTAGTATTTCTTACAATCCTGTTATATTCTTTTCCTCTCTTTAACTTTGGTGGGTATAATGAATGATTTGAAGGTCTATGATTTTATCTCTCTTGTATAATTTTATCTTGTTTATACAAACGACAAATTGGTGTATTAATGGTGTAGGACTATAGATATATAAAGAGAAAGTCTAGGGACtagtatttttattgaaatttagcCCGTacttaatcataaaaaaaatgagtgaTTCTACACCATTCATTTcaaactattaaaaatattaatgataacTAATTGATGAATACACATCACAAATTTTACTGTCCCCTAACATTCCtatttattcattaattaaATGACTACAGCGCATTAGTTCCTAATCAATCTGTGTACTAAAATGTCATAAATACACTTTTTGTACCAAATATTTAATATGTGACGTTCCACATACCACGTATCCGTCTTTTTCTTATCGAAACGTAGTAGGACTCCACGGTTTTGTCTTCGTGGTATCGATTTCGGGGAACCCTCTACATTGAAGCTAAGCCATATTATTTTGGAATTTTGTGGTAATTAATCTTTCTACCCTTTTACCTGTcattatcatttaatttttatagtaaATTCTTGGATCAGTCtttttatctaagaatgcataTTGGTCGAAAAAAAGACTTAAAAATTATATAGATAAAATAGAAGGAAggaaatatataatttattcaaTATCAATGTTGATTATATTGCAGACATATGTAACATGGAGGAAAATGTGGCTTTCCGAAGGAGAAGAGCATGAGGCAAGCAAGAAAGAGTTGATTTCGATTTTCAAGCAACTTGAAGATGTATTGGGAGACAAAACATTTTATGGAGGTGACACATTTGGGTTTCTTGACATTGCTCTAATTACATTTTCTCGTTGGTTTTATACCTACGAGACTTATGGAAACTTCAAAATGGAAGTAGAGTGCCCTAAGCTAATGGCATGGGTCAAAAGGTGCTTTCAGAGAGAGACTGTGTCCAAGACACTCCCGGATGACAAGAAGGTGTATGATTACGTGTTTGCTTGGGAGAAAAgacttaaaaataataaataaattaattttccTCAACATATGTATTTTCAAGTTAAATGTTATCCTTTCTGTAATTTGTTTTATGGTATTATGTTGTGTTGTGTTTATTAGGGATGATCTTGTGTTGTATTTGGTAGGTTTTGGGGATATGGTACTTCGTGGCTTTGATAGACACTCTGGTGTGTCAAATATTTGAAGCTGAGGAGGGTTGAATAATTTTATGTCTGTCTAAGTTGTGCAATTATGATCAATCAAAAAGCTTGTGTTATATTTGGCTTATAAATGTTTCGTTACCATAGTTTTTCCGTCAACACTACAAAAAAAGCCTATTTATCGACGCAAAAATTCGACGGCTATTTCTCCCGTTGATATTTTTTGATGGTTTGATGtcgatatttttaaaaaaaatataaataaaaataaaataataaaatcgaCGACCTGTTCGTCGATATTTTTATGATGCATTAAATCTCTATAAACTATCGTCATATTGTTGACGAATCGGAGAAcgaaaaatacttttattttaaaatcgaTGGACATGGcgtctatttttatatttaaaatatcgaCAACCTTTCTGTCGATAAATTTAAACAGTTCAGGTTTctctcttaaataaataaatagtgtGGATTTAATGTATAAAATAGATGTTGAAGGCATTgctttttttcaaattaaaatcgACATGATTGGCGtcgattttatataataatatcgaCGGCAATGTTGTCGATTTTAGTAACAATGTAAAATCCTCAAACTCATATTCTAGACAGAAACAGTGTCGATCTCACTACAAGAAATAATGTAATTATCGACGCCAAAAATCAACGGCCAAACTTTCTGCCGATATTTTTCGACGGCTTGACGTcgataaaataaagaaagaaattattaaaaataaaatattaaaatcgacgACAATGCTGTCTATTATTTTAGCAACTTTCAACACCTTCCTCTCATCGTCACATTGCCGATAATTGTTTTTCTTCAAAATCGACGGATCTATTGTccattttataattataatatcaaCAATTTTTGCCGTCGATAAATTTTAACGATGGAGATCTTCTTTTAAAATTGGATAGACagtataaatttattatataaaatagacGATTAATATGTTGATTTTTGTTTTAACTAAAATCGACGAACTTACCGTCGATTT
The Arachis stenosperma cultivar V10309 chromosome 7, arast.V10309.gnm1.PFL2, whole genome shotgun sequence genome window above contains:
- the LOC130940013 gene encoding uncharacterized protein LOC130940013 — its product is MLKFLGSYNERVKKNVLENAPKNAKYTSNDVQKEILHILATKVRNSIREEIGDAKFCIIVDEGRDESKKEQMAIVLRFVTLDGFVKEIFFYLVHVTDTCATTLKKELISVLSHYNLQVENIRGQGYDGASNIRGEWNGLQALFLKDSPQAYYVHCFAHKLQLALVAASREVLQIHEFFTQLNSIVTIVSASSKRHDQLQEAQSIENANLVAQNELETYKGVNQISTLQRAGDTRWSSHFNSICSLVKMFTATNIVLNNIIEDGTTYAQRGEAYGVSKILLSFEFVFTLHLMKEIMGITNVLCQALQQQSQDILNAMHIISTSKLLLQQLRDGGWCNFLANVKDFCEKHEIEVPNMSAQYVFGRGRSRQPSVTVEHHYRIDVFLATIDSQIQELNSRFNEQTIELLTLSCALDPKDNFKSFNIEEISKLAEKFYPLDFPSNELNILKSQLQHYQHDIPIHLKGIGTLFELCNKLQETGKSRTYHMVDKLIHLVLTLPVSTATTEKAFSAMKIVKTRLRSKMADEFLANNLVIYIEKELAAIFDTNSIIDDFENRKKRRIAFS
- the LOC130940338 gene encoding glutathione S-transferase 3-like, with the protein product MADEVVLLDTWASMFGMRVRLALAEKGVNYDYKEQDIENKSPLLLQMNPIHKKIPVLIHNGRIICESAIIVQYIDEVWNDKSPFMPSDPYERAEARFWVDFIDKKTYVTWRKMWLSEGEEHEASKKELISIFKQLEDVLGDKTFYGGDTFGFLDIALITFSRWFYTYETYGNFKMEVECPKLMAWVKRCFQRETVSKTLPDDKKVYDYVFAWEKRLKNNK